The following coding sequences lie in one Amycolatopsis cihanbeyliensis genomic window:
- a CDS encoding NAD(P)H-dependent flavin oxidoreductase — MRLETSVTRLLGVDLPVVQAGMSWVSSAAALPLAVSRAGGLGVIAAGPMRLPDLANTIDEVRRGTDRPYAVNLPLHRKDLGEVLDLLIAKRPPVLIAGQGGPRHYLRRFQDIGTVCLHVVAGEEHAVKAAASGVDGLVVVGGEAGGHPPASQVSTLIIVRAITAALPELPVVASGGFADGHGLAAALALGAGAAQFGTRFLLSTEANVHPAYQDAVLRAGVADTRMVGNGLRPIRAVANEFTDRMAELEGAGRDLELRRAEFEKSTLRMAAVHGDVTDGKVEAGQSAGLVDTIISAERIVHQITDEYLTTVHHLPR, encoded by the coding sequence ATGAGACTCGAGACCTCGGTGACCCGGTTGCTCGGCGTGGACCTTCCGGTGGTGCAGGCCGGGATGTCCTGGGTGTCCTCGGCCGCGGCGCTGCCACTGGCCGTGTCGCGGGCCGGTGGCCTCGGCGTCATCGCCGCGGGCCCGATGCGGCTGCCGGACCTGGCGAACACGATCGACGAGGTCCGGCGCGGCACCGACCGGCCTTACGCGGTGAACCTTCCGCTGCACCGCAAGGACCTCGGCGAGGTGCTCGACCTGCTGATCGCCAAGCGGCCGCCGGTGCTGATCGCGGGCCAGGGCGGGCCGCGGCACTACCTGCGGCGCTTTCAGGACATCGGCACGGTCTGCCTGCACGTGGTCGCGGGGGAGGAGCACGCCGTCAAGGCCGCCGCGTCCGGTGTGGACGGTCTGGTGGTCGTCGGAGGGGAGGCGGGCGGGCACCCGCCCGCGAGCCAGGTGTCCACGTTGATCATCGTGCGGGCGATCACCGCGGCGCTACCCGAGTTGCCGGTCGTCGCCTCCGGCGGGTTCGCCGACGGCCACGGGCTGGCCGCGGCACTGGCGCTCGGCGCGGGAGCCGCCCAGTTCGGCACCCGTTTCCTGCTCAGCACCGAGGCCAACGTGCACCCCGCCTACCAGGACGCGGTGCTGCGCGCCGGGGTGGCGGACACCAGGATGGTCGGCAACGGCCTGCGCCCGATCCGCGCCGTGGCCAACGAGTTCACCGACCGCATGGCCGAGCTGGAAGGCGCGGGCCGGGACCTCGAGCTGCGGCGCGCGGAGTTCGAGAAGTCCACACTCCGGATGGCCGCGGTACACGGCGACGTCACCGACGGCAAGGTGGAGGCCGGGCAGTCCGCCGGCTTGGTGGACACGATCATCTCCGCCGAGCGCATCGTGCACCAGATCACCGACGAATACCTGACCACCGTCCACCACCTCCCCCGCTAA
- a CDS encoding AMP-binding protein, whose protein sequence is MENPVELAAVCPLTTEDVLRRAVGIAPELEAVVTPQERVGYAELASEVATIRSALAAAGVGRGDHVGVCLGNGPRWVALFLAIGSLGAVTVGVNTRLRAEEIGYVLRQSRVKLLFLADRLLKIDFVGMLREICPRVDRELPDPAVPELTSVVVLGDDVPDGALPWAEFLAAGGEPVQPRCTPEDVLLLQYTSGTTSRPKGALLTHRGMCADAFFSGGRLGLRTGDRFYSARPFFHVAGSTLSVLGCLQQVATLVAAERFEPGDALGLMETERCTHFSGNDTIALMLLNHPDRPERRLVLRGAWLAASPTIARRVIDELGAAECVVGYGLSEASPNVAQSAWWEPEEVRVAGRMRPEPGVAVRIRDVETGMDCPTGTRGEILVRGWNVMRGYYDMPAETAEALDRDGWLHTGDIGLLDESGRLEFLGREKDIIRVGGENVAPAEVENVLHGHPKIRQAVVVGVPDERLIEVPFAFVVLNEDRAADSGELLDWAKARMAGFKVPRHLLVVEGFERFGMTASAKVQKRQLVAHAERLLREGALG, encoded by the coding sequence ATGGAGAACCCCGTCGAGCTGGCCGCGGTGTGCCCGCTCACCACCGAGGACGTGCTGCGCCGCGCCGTGGGCATCGCGCCCGAGCTGGAGGCCGTGGTCACCCCGCAGGAGCGGGTCGGCTACGCGGAGCTGGCCTCGGAGGTCGCCACGATCCGTTCCGCGCTGGCCGCCGCGGGCGTCGGACGCGGTGATCACGTCGGTGTCTGCCTCGGCAACGGTCCCCGCTGGGTCGCGCTGTTCCTGGCGATCGGCTCGCTCGGCGCGGTGACCGTCGGGGTCAACACCCGGCTGCGCGCCGAGGAGATCGGCTACGTGCTCCGGCAGTCGCGGGTGAAGCTGCTGTTCCTCGCCGACCGCCTTCTGAAGATCGACTTCGTCGGGATGCTGCGCGAGATCTGCCCGCGGGTGGACCGGGAGCTGCCCGATCCGGCGGTACCCGAGCTGACCTCGGTCGTCGTGCTCGGCGATGACGTGCCGGACGGTGCGCTGCCGTGGGCGGAGTTCCTCGCGGCGGGTGGGGAACCGGTGCAGCCGCGGTGTACCCCCGAGGACGTGTTGCTGCTGCAGTACACCTCCGGCACGACCTCGCGCCCGAAAGGCGCCCTGCTCACCCACCGCGGGATGTGCGCGGACGCGTTCTTCTCCGGTGGCAGGCTGGGGTTGCGCACCGGCGACCGGTTCTACAGCGCGCGCCCGTTCTTCCATGTCGCGGGCAGCACCCTGTCCGTGCTGGGCTGCCTGCAGCAGGTGGCGACCCTGGTCGCGGCCGAGCGTTTCGAGCCGGGGGATGCGCTGGGGCTGATGGAGACCGAGCGGTGCACGCACTTCTCCGGCAACGACACGATCGCGCTGATGCTGCTCAACCACCCGGACCGGCCGGAGCGGAGGCTGGTGCTGCGGGGCGCCTGGCTGGCCGCCTCACCCACCATCGCCCGGCGGGTGATCGACGAGCTCGGCGCAGCCGAATGCGTGGTCGGCTACGGTCTTTCCGAGGCATCGCCGAACGTGGCGCAGTCGGCGTGGTGGGAACCGGAGGAGGTCCGGGTGGCCGGACGCATGCGACCCGAGCCCGGCGTCGCCGTCCGCATCCGCGATGTCGAGACCGGAATGGACTGTCCTACCGGGACCAGGGGCGAGATCCTGGTGCGCGGCTGGAACGTGATGCGCGGCTACTACGACATGCCGGCGGAGACCGCCGAGGCCCTGGATCGGGACGGGTGGCTGCACACCGGCGACATCGGCCTGCTCGACGAGTCCGGGCGGCTGGAGTTCCTCGGCAGGGAGAAGGACATCATCAGGGTCGGCGGGGAGAACGTGGCTCCGGCCGAGGTGGAGAACGTGCTGCACGGCCACCCGAAGATCCGGCAGGCGGTGGTCGTCGGCGTGCCGGACGAGCGGCTGATCGAGGTGCCGTTCGCGTTCGTCGTGCTCAACGAGGACCGGGCTGCCGACTCCGGGGAGCTGCTGGACTGGGCGAAGGCCCGGATGGCCGGGTTCAAGGTCCCCCGGCACCTGCTCGTGGTCGAGGGGTTCGAGCGGTTCGGCATGACCGCGAGCGCGAAGGTACAGAAGCGGCAACTCGTCGCGCATGCCGAGCGGCTGCTCAGGGAAGGTGCACTCGGATGA
- a CDS encoding DUF397 domain-containing protein — MTISAANLPGAQWRKSSKSNGGGGAQCVMLTWLPNGGAIADSKNMTGPALHLSTAALRALLTNPPEVP; from the coding sequence ATGACGATCTCGGCCGCCAACCTGCCCGGAGCACAGTGGCGCAAAAGCAGCAAAAGCAACGGTGGTGGTGGCGCGCAGTGCGTCATGCTCACCTGGTTGCCCAACGGCGGCGCCATCGCCGACAGCAAGAACATGACCGGCCCCGCGCTGCACCTCAGCACGGCCGCCCTGCGCGCCCTGCTCACCAACCCGCCGGAAGTGCCCTGA
- a CDS encoding helix-turn-helix domain-containing protein, which produces MVEEDSTPVIQRLTFGERARQHREAAGIEFGEADRQLGGYSGKLSKIENGIIAAKPADVEMMIQLYKLRTRQADDFRALAKDARRRSAPQRVGSSSRQYVALERAASEIRMVYNEIPGLLQTQEFAHAALSVSPMLPAGEAFGHAEARAQRSERIVHPGGPDLWIVLGMEALYREVGGSEVLRRQLERLREIADMPNVHFRVLPWSAGASPALSCPFTLLYVKPDRTLAYVESLTRPDYIKATGPHLVAFDHAYRIAAAEDESRAILEGRIVDLSQGR; this is translated from the coding sequence ATGGTTGAGGAAGACTCCACGCCGGTCATCCAGCGGCTGACCTTCGGCGAGCGCGCACGGCAGCACCGCGAGGCGGCCGGGATCGAGTTCGGCGAGGCCGACCGGCAGCTCGGCGGCTACTCCGGGAAGCTGTCGAAGATCGAGAACGGGATCATCGCGGCCAAGCCGGCCGATGTGGAGATGATGATCCAGCTCTACAAGCTGCGCACCCGGCAGGCCGACGACTTCCGCGCCCTGGCCAAGGACGCCCGCCGCCGCTCCGCCCCGCAACGGGTCGGCAGTTCCTCCAGGCAGTATGTGGCGCTGGAACGCGCCGCCTCCGAGATCCGCATGGTCTACAACGAGATTCCCGGCTTGCTGCAAACCCAGGAGTTCGCGCACGCGGCGTTGTCTGTGTCGCCGATGCTCCCGGCAGGTGAGGCATTCGGCCATGCCGAGGCACGAGCGCAACGCAGCGAGCGCATCGTGCATCCCGGCGGCCCGGACCTGTGGATCGTGCTCGGTATGGAGGCGCTGTATCGCGAGGTCGGCGGGTCAGAAGTGCTGCGGCGGCAGCTGGAACGGCTTCGCGAGATCGCCGACATGCCGAACGTCCACTTCCGCGTCCTGCCCTGGTCGGCCGGAGCCAGCCCCGCGCTGAGCTGCCCGTTCACCCTGCTCTACGTCAAGCCCGACCGCACCCTCGCCTACGTCGAGTCGCTGACCAGGCCGGACTACATCAAGGCCACCGGACCGCACCTGGTCGCCTTCGATCATGCCTACCGGATCGCCGCTGCCGAGGACGAGTCAAGGGCCATACTGGAGGGGAGGATCGTGGACCTGAGCCAAGGGAGATAG